From Thermogladius calderae 1633, a single genomic window includes:
- a CDS encoding DUF655 domain-containing protein — MYVLDYLETGNPSDRHFEHRNQPLVQGVGVKYLSLLEAIPLPAVRVEIFERIDLGPHSKVKHIIHVSYDDLTSVARSNLPEALKRVVAENEKLYTEFFNIAEPINIRLHALELLPGVGKKTMKTILEERESRRFENFADIKERVKIDPIKTVVERIIKEMVGGEKYYLFIRPRERTAGEVYLGYLERLHGELL; from the coding sequence ATGTATGTTCTAGACTATTTGGAGACAGGTAACCCCTCCGACCGGCACTTCGAGCACAGGAACCAGCCTTTGGTTCAAGGCGTCGGGGTCAAGTACCTCTCACTACTAGAGGCTATTCCACTACCTGCTGTAAGGGTCGAGATCTTCGAGAGGATAGACCTAGGCCCTCACAGCAAAGTGAAGCACATCATCCACGTCTCGTACGACGACTTGACCAGCGTAGCTAGGTCGAATCTACCCGAGGCCCTGAAGAGGGTCGTGGCGGAGAACGAGAAGCTGTACACGGAGTTCTTCAACATAGCAGAGCCCATAAACATCAGACTCCATGCCCTAGAGCTTCTCCCAGGCGTGGGAAAGAAGACGATGAAGACTATACTGGAGGAGAGGGAGTCTAGGAGGTTCGAGAACTTCGCGGACATTAAAGAAAGAGTTAAGATAGACCCCATAAAGACCGTGGTCGAGAGGATCATCAAGGAGATGGTTGGAGGCGAGAAGTACTACCTGTTCATAAGACCCAGAGAAAGGACTGCCGGCGAGGTCTATTTGGGCTACTTGGAGAGACTCCATGGTGAGCTCCTATAA
- a CDS encoding 50S ribosomal protein L21e, whose translation MVKAPKGYRHRTRKLLKKDVRERGAVPALSRILVEYKEGEVVHIDINPSVHKGMPHRRYQGKTGVVVGKRGRALIVKVNLGGKEKILFVRPEHVVKAGAG comes from the coding sequence ATGGTCAAGGCGCCCAAGGGTTACAGGCACAGGACAAGGAAGCTGTTGAAGAAAGACGTAAGGGAGAGAGGTGCTGTACCAGCACTCAGCCGGATCCTCGTGGAGTACAAGGAGGGCGAAGTAGTCCACATAGACATTAACCCGTCTGTTCACAAAGGCATGCCGCACAGGCGGTACCAGGGGAAAACGGGAGTTGTGGTAGGCAAGAGGGGGAGGGCCTTAATAGTTAAAGTAAACCTCGGAGGCAAGGAGAAAATACTGTTCGTGAGGCCCGAGCACGTCGTAAAGGCTGGAGCAGGCTGA
- a CDS encoding RNA polymerase Rpb4, giving the protein MSRVIRLNVVEQKVLSNPEAAHLLKDVVERIKSKEGSISPFLAKTLNYLSKHSKLKEDVGVEAVKSFLKGLGYKDETIVMIINLCPKTVEDLRILLDYEERYVEESVLNETVEYMKNVCL; this is encoded by the coding sequence TTGAGCAGGGTTATTAGGCTAAACGTAGTCGAGCAGAAAGTACTGTCCAACCCCGAGGCTGCACACCTCCTCAAGGACGTCGTCGAGAGAATAAAGAGTAAGGAGGGCAGTATCTCGCCGTTCCTGGCCAAGACGCTAAACTACCTTAGCAAGCACTCCAAACTCAAGGAGGACGTCGGGGTAGAAGCCGTCAAGTCCTTCCTCAAGGGTTTAGGCTACAAAGACGAGACCATAGTTATGATAATCAACCTGTGCCCTAAGACGGTAGAAGACCTCAGGATTCTCCTTGACTATGAAGAGAGGTACGTCGAAGAGAGCGTCCTAAACGAGACAGTAGAGTACATGAAGAACGTCTGCCTGTAG
- a CDS encoding ATP-grasp domain-containing protein: MKIGIIHYRSTLSESVVDLLRAASEENVEAEYVRVQGLDSYIVDGKISVKYHNRELDISGAVLRGVGVFMSLEVFMKRIGVLEALSKTVPVVNDPIASVTARDKWRSLLALASAGLPVPNTLVTENPFTAMRYVEQAKRAVLKPITGSLGLGSTLVDDPDVAFQLTKGLSSMGIPSYYQVFLEKPGFDFRLFVVGDRVVAGMKRVVEGKWKTNVAQGARGVKVDESEYPEAFKLAVEATKTLKLDYAGVDIALDRTTNKLFILEVNAFPQWHGLKQATGVDPSRDIIRLLKDKIKK; encoded by the coding sequence ATGAAGATAGGGATAATCCACTATAGGTCGACACTATCCGAGTCCGTCGTAGACTTGTTGAGGGCTGCCTCCGAGGAGAACGTGGAGGCAGAGTACGTCAGGGTTCAGGGTCTCGACTCCTATATAGTAGACGGGAAAATCAGCGTGAAGTATCACAACAGAGAACTAGACATAAGCGGTGCTGTTCTCAGAGGTGTAGGGGTGTTCATGTCGCTTGAGGTCTTCATGAAGAGGATCGGCGTCTTGGAGGCACTTTCAAAAACTGTCCCGGTAGTCAACGACCCAATCGCCTCAGTTACTGCCAGAGACAAGTGGAGGAGTCTTCTAGCATTGGCATCTGCTGGACTGCCCGTCCCTAACACACTGGTCACCGAGAACCCGTTCACTGCGATGAGGTACGTAGAGCAAGCCAAAAGAGCCGTTCTAAAGCCCATCACGGGGAGTCTAGGGCTCGGCTCGACGCTTGTAGACGACCCCGATGTCGCTTTCCAGCTGACTAAGGGGCTGTCATCGATGGGTATACCAAGCTACTACCAGGTCTTCTTGGAAAAGCCTGGTTTCGACTTCAGGTTGTTCGTGGTAGGTGATAGAGTAGTCGCCGGTATGAAGAGGGTCGTGGAGGGTAAGTGGAAGACCAACGTAGCGCAGGGCGCTAGAGGGGTGAAAGTCGACGAGAGCGAGTACCCTGAAGCGTTCAAACTAGCAGTAGAGGCTACTAAGACCTTAAAACTCGACTACGCTGGGGTAGACATCGCACTAGACAGGACAACAAACAAACTGTTCATCCTGGAGGTAAACGCGTTCCCGCAGTGGCACGGACTCAAGCAGGCCACCGGCGTAGACCCCTCGAGGGATATAATTAGGCTCCTGAAAGATAAGATAAAGAAGTGA
- a CDS encoding rRNA adenine N-6-methyltransferase family protein, producing the protein MVSSYNVDPDSFRAVFKRVVEKVKSSRVKLRKSLSQHITASPRVVDWVLESVDESAVTLEVGSGTGILTYFLCRAVKAPVLAVEIDSVFADLSREVVRCRNAVVLVGDVLDLEITAHQVVSSVPYAISGRLLSKIARSNSVRRAVLILQREVVDRMLSSPGEDAYGRLSVLVRLLFDVTPGPLFHSTEFYPRPKVESRGVVLVRKRMYDDEVALVEELTRAIFPFRRKIVGGVVERLFKVSREELGRIGLNWSTRVYELSEGELLRLAVYLRSRGIL; encoded by the coding sequence ATGGTGAGCTCCTATAATGTGGATCCAGACTCTTTCCGGGCAGTCTTCAAGAGGGTCGTGGAGAAAGTTAAATCTAGCCGTGTCAAGCTGAGGAAGAGCCTCAGCCAACACATAACAGCGAGCCCTCGCGTCGTCGACTGGGTCTTAGAGAGCGTCGACGAGTCCGCTGTTACCCTAGAAGTGGGGTCCGGCACAGGTATTCTCACGTACTTCCTGTGCAGGGCTGTAAAGGCCCCGGTATTAGCAGTGGAGATCGATAGCGTTTTCGCCGACCTCTCCCGGGAGGTCGTCCGCTGCCGCAACGCCGTGGTATTGGTAGGCGACGTCCTAGACCTGGAAATAACAGCCCACCAGGTCGTGTCCAGTGTCCCCTACGCGATCTCGGGTAGACTGCTTTCTAAGATAGCGCGGAGCAACAGCGTCAGGAGGGCGGTTCTAATCCTCCAGAGGGAAGTAGTGGACAGGATGCTTTCGAGCCCGGGTGAAGACGCTTACGGGAGGTTGAGCGTCCTCGTTAGGCTACTCTTCGACGTGACTCCAGGCCCTCTCTTCCACAGCACGGAGTTCTACCCGAGACCAAAGGTGGAGTCGAGGGGTGTCGTCCTCGTGAGGAAAAGGATGTACGACGACGAGGTAGCACTCGTCGAGGAACTGACTAGGGCGATCTTCCCGTTCAGGAGGAAGATCGTGGGGGGTGTGGTGGAGAGGTTGTTCAAGGTCAGTAGGGAGGAACTAGGTCGCATAGGCTTAAACTGGTCGACGAGAGTCTACGAGCTGAGCGAGGGAGAGTTGCTACGTTTAGCGGTGTACCTGAGGTCAAGAGGTATACTATAG
- a CDS encoding signal recognition particle protein Srp54, giving the protein MVLDGLRRIVRNFIESREYETSVNEFVKELQKELIRSDVNVRLVMDLTKKIKERAAEERPPPGLTRRDWFLSIVYEQLVNLFGGPERPQVKPPKKPWVVLLVGLQGSGKTTTAGKLAYFYKLEGYKVGLVAADTFRPGAYEQLKTLGEAVGVPVYGEPGSKDAVSIAVKGVEFFREKGFDVIIIDTAGRHHREEDLLAEMEDIAGRVRPDEVVLVLDASIGQQAFEVASKFHNKTPVGSIIVTKLDGTAKGGGALSAVAATGARIKFVGTGEKIDELEVFDPKRFVARIMGLGDLEGLLERVKKAKVELSEKDVEDILEGRVNMRIVYKQLVSLRKMGPLRKILEMIPGLQVRMPVEVDSKTLEEKMEKWLAAINSMTYEELDNPEVIDKSRVKRISYGAGVDPEDVKALLKQYEAVKSISKQLKRQKNLLAKMGLDTKKLGELMKS; this is encoded by the coding sequence TTGGTACTCGACGGCTTAAGGAGGATCGTCAGGAACTTCATTGAGTCCAGAGAGTACGAGACGAGCGTCAACGAGTTCGTGAAAGAGCTCCAAAAGGAGTTGATCAGGAGCGACGTGAACGTCAGGCTCGTTATGGACTTAACCAAGAAGATCAAGGAGAGAGCGGCCGAGGAGAGGCCTCCTCCCGGGCTGACGCGGAGGGACTGGTTCCTGAGCATAGTGTACGAGCAACTAGTGAACTTGTTCGGTGGGCCCGAGAGGCCGCAGGTAAAGCCGCCCAAGAAGCCATGGGTCGTTCTGCTCGTGGGGTTGCAAGGCTCGGGTAAGACGACTACTGCGGGCAAGCTCGCCTACTTCTACAAGCTGGAGGGCTACAAGGTAGGGCTTGTAGCAGCTGACACTTTCAGGCCTGGCGCCTACGAGCAGCTTAAGACTCTCGGCGAGGCAGTTGGCGTCCCAGTGTACGGCGAGCCAGGTTCCAAAGACGCGGTGTCCATTGCCGTGAAAGGCGTCGAGTTCTTCAGGGAGAAGGGGTTCGACGTGATAATCATAGACACTGCGGGCAGACACCACAGAGAAGAAGACTTGCTGGCCGAGATGGAGGACATCGCTGGGAGGGTGCGGCCAGACGAGGTGGTGCTCGTACTGGACGCCTCGATCGGTCAGCAGGCGTTCGAGGTCGCCTCGAAGTTCCACAACAAGACTCCCGTCGGCTCCATAATTGTGACCAAACTCGACGGCACAGCGAAGGGGGGCGGGGCACTCTCAGCGGTGGCAGCCACTGGCGCCAGGATAAAGTTCGTGGGTACCGGGGAGAAGATCGACGAGCTCGAGGTCTTCGACCCCAAGAGGTTCGTCGCCAGGATTATGGGGCTCGGAGACCTGGAGGGCCTGCTAGAGAGGGTCAAGAAGGCTAAAGTTGAGCTGAGCGAGAAGGACGTCGAGGACATCCTCGAGGGGAGGGTTAACATGAGGATCGTGTACAAGCAGTTGGTGAGCCTGAGGAAGATGGGCCCGCTCAGGAAAATACTGGAGATGATACCCGGGCTTCAGGTCAGGATGCCCGTCGAGGTAGACTCGAAGACCTTGGAGGAGAAGATGGAGAAGTGGCTGGCCGCCATAAACTCGATGACGTACGAGGAGCTCGACAACCCGGAGGTTATAGACAAGAGCAGGGTGAAGAGGATATCCTACGGCGCTGGTGTAGACCCCGAGGACGTGAAGGCCCTCCTAAAGCAGTACGAGGCGGTCAAGTCCATATCGAAGCAGTTGAAGAGGCAGAAGAACCTGCTCGCGAAGATGGGCCTGGACACGAAAAAGCTCGGCGAGCTCATGAAGAGTTGA
- a CDS encoding MFS transporter translates to MRRAAVVLLVVMLLAYGLVYFHRVMTGIMKEEIEGFAEYYKVDPEYLLAFFPSAYFYAYALSQLFMGSLVDTYGVKRVGALMMGLMGLSTALMMLPSPAALMLGRTLVGVSAAVVFVGTQRVASLYFASSSQAIITSLLLMTGNISGLLATYPLRVFLSYYGLAGLLTILAVFAFTIMVLVYLLAWDVGTRKKGLGLREVWGKLGHLSREKHAWATALGAVASYGTGTAFQAAWGQDLMSRAFGYDKFTVSILLMYLALSFVLSAPLVGVLSDRVIGRRKPVLIASNTVSTISWVLIIASLLLRSSPLLLAGLVLLGVSMGLHIVAPPMAKEPYGIDYSATATSFFNLVLFTGIAVLQSTEPFVGPLANSALSLTVSLLGLVLVAAWTRETLRS, encoded by the coding sequence ATGAGGAGAGCAGCCGTAGTACTCTTAGTAGTCATGTTGCTCGCCTACGGTCTAGTCTATTTCCACAGGGTCATGACGGGCATAATGAAGGAAGAGATCGAGGGGTTCGCCGAGTACTACAAAGTGGACCCAGAATACCTGCTGGCGTTTTTCCCTTCAGCGTACTTCTACGCGTACGCCCTATCACAGCTGTTCATGGGTAGCCTCGTTGACACCTACGGCGTGAAGAGAGTTGGGGCCCTGATGATGGGCCTGATGGGCTTGTCGACCGCTCTCATGATGTTGCCGTCGCCTGCGGCGTTGATGCTGGGTAGGACGCTGGTAGGGGTGTCGGCGGCTGTGGTGTTCGTGGGGACTCAGAGAGTAGCCTCGCTCTACTTCGCGTCAAGTAGCCAAGCGATAATAACATCGCTGCTGTTAATGACCGGAAACATAAGCGGGCTCCTCGCGACCTACCCTCTACGGGTCTTCCTATCTTACTACGGGCTAGCAGGGCTCCTCACGATCCTAGCGGTATTCGCCTTCACGATCATGGTCCTCGTATATCTTCTAGCGTGGGATGTCGGCACGCGGAAGAAGGGGCTCGGGCTTAGAGAGGTGTGGGGTAAACTAGGTCACTTGTCCCGCGAGAAACACGCGTGGGCGACAGCGCTGGGCGCCGTGGCGTCTTACGGGACTGGGACGGCATTTCAGGCGGCCTGGGGCCAGGACTTGATGTCGCGGGCGTTCGGCTACGACAAGTTCACGGTGAGCATACTCCTGATGTATCTCGCACTCTCCTTCGTGTTGTCAGCGCCTCTAGTAGGGGTCTTGAGCGATAGGGTAATAGGGAGGAGGAAGCCCGTCTTGATCGCGTCCAATACGGTTTCCACGATCTCGTGGGTTTTGATAATAGCCTCGCTACTACTGCGCAGCAGCCCTCTACTCCTCGCCGGGCTGGTACTCCTCGGCGTATCGATGGGGCTACACATAGTAGCTCCGCCTATGGCCAAGGAGCCCTACGGCATCGACTACTCGGCCACGGCTACATCGTTCTTCAACCTCGTCTTATTCACTGGGATCGCCGTGCTACAGAGCACAGAGCCTTTCGTCGGGCCACTCGCGAACTCGGCGTTGAGTCTCACCGTCTCTCTGCTGGGGCTAGTACTCGTGGCGGCCTGGACACGCGAGACGCTCAGGTCTTAG
- a CDS encoding methyltransferase produces the protein MLKDVYEPSDDTWLAAGLLGSIKTSLGRRLKTCADIGSGTGFLGLYTLVAGICEKTVFVDVYDNALLNTRLNVDLNGLGSRGLVVSSTDGLHDSSFQLVVSNPPYLPGVPGNEYEASLYAGPRGFEVIVDVVREAYRLLVEGGLLVLVYSSLSNTEVVEGEISKRFKVREVKVKRFFFEELKGVVLEKKSGGS, from the coding sequence TTGCTCAAAGACGTGTATGAGCCTAGCGACGACACCTGGCTTGCGGCCGGCCTGCTGGGGAGTATCAAGACGTCTCTGGGGAGGAGGCTGAAGACCTGCGCCGACATAGGGTCCGGCACAGGGTTTCTAGGGCTGTACACGTTGGTTGCGGGCATCTGTGAGAAGACGGTGTTCGTGGACGTCTACGATAACGCGTTACTCAATACGAGGCTTAACGTAGACTTAAACGGTCTTGGGTCGCGTGGGCTAGTAGTGTCTTCCACAGACGGGTTACACGACTCGTCATTCCAGCTCGTCGTGTCCAACCCACCCTACCTCCCGGGTGTACCGGGCAACGAGTACGAGGCGTCCCTCTACGCGGGCCCCCGCGGGTTCGAGGTCATAGTCGACGTAGTGAGAGAGGCCTATAGACTGCTCGTGGAAGGGGGACTATTGGTTCTAGTCTACTCGTCCCTTAGCAACACAGAGGTGGTAGAGGGGGAGATAAGCAAGCGCTTCAAAGTAAGAGAGGTTAAGGTTAAGAGGTTCTTTTTCGAGGAGCTAAAGGGTGTAGTTCTCGAGAAGAAGAGTGGTGGGAGTTGA
- a CDS encoding phosphoribosyltransferase, whose amino-acid sequence MPRVKVKLVSWEEIVEWSRGLANIVKSNGFKPDIVVALSRGGYVPGRLVCDFLGVENLLSIQSQHWTEAAKAEERAIIKFPYQLDLRGFKVLVVDDIVDTGDTLKLARDFIAENWRPSELRTAALQWISSVAKFKPDYYYIEVKDWWWFQYPWTRLEDTTQFIKRMVLETLKEAGKREWSYEEIVESFKDWYGVDVGEAYYKEAVSALVEKGLLKYDKKTGRYVVEAG is encoded by the coding sequence ATGCCACGGGTAAAAGTGAAACTGGTCTCCTGGGAAGAGATCGTTGAGTGGTCCCGTGGTCTCGCGAACATAGTAAAAAGCAACGGGTTTAAACCAGACATCGTGGTAGCGCTATCGAGAGGAGGCTACGTACCCGGCAGGCTTGTCTGTGATTTCCTCGGAGTAGAGAACTTGTTGAGCATACAGAGCCAACACTGGACAGAGGCAGCGAAGGCGGAGGAGAGGGCTATCATAAAGTTCCCCTACCAGCTTGACCTCAGGGGTTTCAAGGTGCTAGTGGTTGACGACATTGTGGACACTGGTGACACCCTCAAACTTGCGAGGGACTTCATCGCGGAGAACTGGAGGCCCAGCGAGCTCAGAACAGCCGCCCTCCAGTGGATTAGTAGCGTCGCGAAGTTCAAGCCGGACTACTACTACATCGAGGTAAAAGACTGGTGGTGGTTCCAGTACCCCTGGACTAGGCTCGAGGACACCACCCAGTTCATAAAGAGAATGGTGTTGGAGACCCTCAAAGAGGCGGGCAAGAGGGAGTGGTCGTACGAGGAGATAGTCGAGTCTTTCAAGGACTGGTATGGCGTGGACGTAGGAGAGGCCTACTACAAGGAGGCCGTAAGCGCCCTCGTGGAAAAGGGGCTCCTCAAGTACGACAAGAAGACCGGGAGATACGTGGTTGAGGCTGGTTAG
- a CDS encoding S-methyl-5'-thioadenosine phosphorylase, whose translation MLVKPPVQAEIAIIGGSGLYNIPELKNVNEYKVYTPYGEPSDKVVVGELDGRKIAFLPRHGRGHRIPPHRINYRANIWALKALGASWVISFAAVGSLREEMRPGDFVVPDQFIDMTKGIRDFTFFEGGTVAHVSMADPFCEHLRRVILEAAKEVAGLRVHPKGTYICIEGPRFSTRAESRLWRDVFGADIIGMTLVPEVNLACEAQMCYATVAMVTDYDVWAERPVTAEEVVRVMEENTVKARSLIPLIVRRLPDKPDERMCSCCRSLETALI comes from the coding sequence TTGCTAGTTAAGCCCCCGGTCCAGGCGGAGATAGCCATTATAGGGGGTAGTGGTCTCTACAACATCCCCGAGCTAAAGAACGTAAACGAGTACAAGGTCTACACACCGTACGGGGAGCCCAGTGACAAGGTCGTGGTCGGGGAGCTCGACGGTAGAAAAATAGCCTTTCTGCCCAGACACGGTAGAGGACACAGAATACCCCCGCACAGAATAAACTACAGAGCCAACATATGGGCGCTCAAGGCTCTGGGCGCTTCGTGGGTCATATCGTTCGCCGCTGTAGGTAGCCTGCGCGAAGAAATGAGGCCGGGCGACTTCGTTGTACCAGACCAGTTCATAGACATGACCAAAGGCATAAGGGACTTCACGTTCTTCGAGGGCGGTACCGTGGCTCACGTGAGTATGGCCGACCCCTTCTGCGAACACCTGAGGAGAGTCATCTTGGAGGCGGCTAAGGAAGTAGCTGGGCTCAGGGTTCACCCTAAGGGCACGTACATATGCATCGAGGGGCCGAGGTTCAGTACGAGAGCCGAGAGCCGGTTGTGGAGAGACGTTTTCGGGGCCGACATCATCGGCATGACCCTGGTACCCGAGGTCAACCTGGCGTGCGAGGCACAGATGTGCTACGCCACGGTAGCCATGGTCACCGACTACGACGTGTGGGCTGAACGCCCCGTCACAGCCGAGGAAGTGGTCAGAGTCATGGAGGAGAACACGGTGAAGGCTAGGAGTTTAATACCGCTGATTGTGAGAAGATTACCCGATAAACCAGATGAGCGGATGTGCAGTTGCTGCAGAAGCTTAGAGACAGCGCTTATCTAG
- a CDS encoding RNA methyltransferase has product MITRVILVGVEGAYNLGVVARTCVNFGVEELYLVNPKADLNEALNYSAKAREYLSRAVVVGDLKSALEGVDLSVSTSDEGFSRGDVLRQAITLERLPELVKSRRVNRLGIVFGRESSGLTREEIAQTDLLVTIPANPEYPALNLAQAVAVVLWEVWKMKGVAPTNVPPLAPRERLDKIVSVLSELTDLAVTPEDKRRRIKTVLRRVVYRSGMSELEARIVLYMLMRLKRRVWR; this is encoded by the coding sequence TTGATAACCAGGGTCATACTGGTCGGCGTCGAGGGAGCGTACAACTTGGGCGTGGTAGCAAGGACGTGCGTTAACTTCGGGGTCGAGGAGCTTTACCTCGTCAACCCGAAGGCGGACTTGAACGAGGCCCTCAACTACTCCGCTAAGGCGAGGGAGTACCTTTCAAGGGCTGTTGTCGTCGGGGACCTGAAGTCGGCCCTGGAGGGAGTGGACCTCTCGGTCTCGACCAGCGACGAGGGCTTTTCCAGGGGCGACGTGTTGAGGCAGGCTATAACCCTCGAGAGGCTCCCAGAGCTCGTGAAGTCCCGGAGAGTGAACAGGCTAGGGATCGTCTTCGGTCGCGAGAGCTCGGGGCTTACGAGGGAGGAGATAGCCCAGACAGACCTGCTGGTCACGATACCGGCTAACCCGGAGTACCCGGCTCTCAACCTGGCGCAGGCCGTGGCCGTTGTCCTGTGGGAGGTCTGGAAGATGAAAGGGGTGGCGCCTACCAACGTCCCCCCGCTCGCGCCTAGAGAGAGGCTCGACAAGATTGTCAGCGTCCTAAGCGAGTTAACGGACCTTGCAGTGACGCCCGAGGACAAACGGAGGAGGATCAAGACAGTACTAAGAAGGGTCGTGTACAGGTCTGGAATGTCCGAGTTGGAGGCGAGGATCGTACTCTACATGCTCATGAGGCTGAAGAGGAGGGTTTGGAGGTAG
- a CDS encoding flavin reductase family protein, with translation MEHVYVSLDPNEYHVLHPRPAYLIVTSDREGRLNVMAASWVMPVNDEPFILSLALDKETKTYQNLLEVGEFTVNVMGEEHAGLVYQAGSLSGKSVDKWKLLRLEPAPSKFVKPPGVKGSYGFVECRVERMVDVESVALVLARSLAVHVRQDLYEKYSWNLGRARILMHMRRRVFVGPGKVTVVPKT, from the coding sequence GTGGAACATGTGTACGTGTCCTTAGACCCAAACGAGTACCACGTCCTACACCCCAGACCAGCATACCTCATCGTGACCTCCGATAGGGAGGGCAGGCTGAACGTGATGGCGGCGTCTTGGGTTATGCCCGTGAACGACGAGCCCTTTATCCTCTCCCTTGCCCTGGACAAGGAGACGAAGACGTACCAGAACCTCCTCGAAGTAGGCGAGTTCACGGTGAACGTGATGGGGGAGGAGCACGCTGGCCTGGTCTACCAGGCCGGTAGCCTGAGCGGTAAGAGTGTCGACAAGTGGAAACTCCTACGCCTCGAACCGGCTCCCTCGAAGTTCGTCAAGCCGCCTGGTGTCAAGGGGTCTTACGGGTTCGTAGAGTGCAGGGTCGAGAGGATGGTAGACGTGGAGTCTGTGGCCCTCGTCCTAGCCCGGTCGCTCGCAGTCCACGTGAGGCAAGACCTCTACGAGAAGTACAGCTGGAACCTTGGTAGGGCTAGGATACTCATGCACATGAGGAGGCGGGTGTTCGTTGGCCCCGGAAAAGTGACTGTTGTCCCTAAGACCTGA
- a CDS encoding tRNA pseudouridine(54/55) synthase Pus10 — protein sequence MSVDDVIGRVEKALLKYPLCDHCLGRLFAKMGRELGNEERGRALKTLLSMVYDLKLRTAGEGGVKEELYTLARHGGEPLTRLYKRVYGEDVAVDKCYVCGGLLSRTLFNELAEKVSAYLRDLDASTFLVGVKLEQSVLEHELEVARVAGFDYSESIKNEVKREVGKRVAQITGLQPSFTNPDVVAIIHIPSLHVELEVKPVYLRGYYVKTGRNISHTPWITSDGARKYPLSIQEFVDSRLRDLFKADAVLIHAAGREDVDARMVGTGRPLVVEVVRPRRRKVGLSELNSLLEGGAVTVRLEGYAQPRDKRVVKENLGKKAKVYKVLVLLGGEVNGDKLRQLEDSFQERVVTQRTPTRVLRRKKDIARRRKVYSVKVASVMGRLVEVLIYCESGLYVKELVHCDNGRTDPCFAGVLGVQALPLELDVLGFAGRPGLDF from the coding sequence ATGAGCGTCGACGACGTGATAGGACGAGTCGAGAAGGCGCTATTGAAGTACCCTCTCTGCGACCACTGCCTCGGCAGGTTGTTCGCTAAGATGGGACGCGAGCTCGGGAACGAGGAGAGGGGGAGGGCTCTGAAGACCCTGCTGTCTATGGTGTACGACCTGAAGTTGAGGACTGCGGGCGAGGGAGGGGTGAAGGAGGAGCTATACACACTCGCGAGGCACGGGGGAGAGCCCCTGACGAGGCTGTACAAGAGGGTCTACGGAGAGGACGTGGCCGTCGACAAGTGCTATGTCTGCGGCGGGCTCCTCTCGCGTACGCTTTTCAACGAGCTAGCCGAGAAGGTCTCCGCGTATTTGAGGGACCTGGACGCGTCGACCTTCCTCGTTGGAGTGAAGCTCGAGCAAAGCGTCCTCGAGCACGAGCTGGAGGTAGCCAGGGTGGCGGGGTTCGACTACAGCGAGTCGATAAAGAACGAGGTGAAGCGAGAGGTCGGTAAGCGGGTCGCCCAGATAACGGGTCTTCAACCCTCTTTCACTAACCCGGACGTCGTAGCTATAATACACATACCCAGCCTACACGTCGAGCTAGAAGTTAAGCCGGTCTACTTGAGAGGTTACTACGTGAAGACGGGTAGGAACATATCCCATACGCCCTGGATCACGAGTGACGGTGCCAGGAAGTACCCTCTGAGTATACAGGAGTTCGTCGACAGTAGGCTGAGAGACTTGTTCAAGGCAGACGCGGTCCTGATCCACGCCGCTGGGAGAGAGGACGTGGACGCGAGGATGGTCGGTACAGGCAGGCCGCTGGTCGTCGAGGTCGTTAGACCCCGCCGCAGGAAGGTCGGTCTGAGCGAGCTGAACTCTCTCCTCGAAGGCGGGGCAGTGACCGTTAGGCTCGAGGGCTACGCTCAGCCCCGGGACAAGAGGGTTGTCAAGGAGAACCTGGGGAAGAAGGCGAAGGTCTACAAGGTCTTGGTCCTCCTAGGCGGGGAGGTCAACGGAGACAAGCTCAGGCAGCTCGAGGACTCCTTCCAGGAGAGGGTCGTAACGCAGAGGACCCCGACGAGGGTCTTGAGGAGGAAGAAAGACATTGCGAGGAGGAGGAAGGTCTACTCCGTCAAGGTGGCCTCAGTAATGGGTAGACTGGTCGAGGTCTTGATCTACTGTGAGAGCGGGCTCTACGTCAAGGAACTAGTCCACTGCGATAACGGCAGGACAGACCCTTGCTTCGCAGGTGTACTAGGGGTACAGGCCTTACCCCTCGAGCTGGACGTGCTCGGCTTCGCTGGGAGGCCAGGATTAGACTTTTAA